From Cetobacterium somerae ATCC BAA-474, the proteins below share one genomic window:
- a CDS encoding TDT family transporter yields MIKETIDRLERFPVGAIATTVGACTLANAFLLLNFTYLRNIFMIIGIVVFILATIKIFRHKEAFLAEYSNTIPASLYGTYSMLAMIIGAFLLPYSPFLGKNLWLFGVFFHAFAICIFTYRNVIKNFNIETFVPSWFVTYNGIMVSIVVGGAMDEPVISKWVLIYGVLVFFTIIPFMIRRLIIKPLPDMVYHTKAILLAPSSLCAIGYLNVVKEPNMYIAFFLYGIVFVTLISILLSIPKFFSFNFHPGFAGTTFPMAVGTVASFRMSAYLASVNLPEYANVVRNIAGIQLYVTTGIIVFVFYNFLKKVKPSAK; encoded by the coding sequence ATGATTAAAGAGACAATTGATAGGTTAGAGCGTTTCCCTGTTGGGGCTATTGCTACAACTGTTGGGGCGTGCACTCTTGCCAATGCCTTTTTATTACTAAATTTTACTTACCTTAGAAATATCTTCATGATTATTGGTATTGTAGTATTTATTTTAGCAACTATAAAAATTTTCAGACACAAAGAGGCCTTTCTAGCTGAGTATAGCAATACAATTCCTGCTAGTTTATATGGTACATACTCTATGTTAGCTATGATTATTGGAGCATTTTTGCTTCCATACAGTCCTTTTTTAGGAAAAAATCTTTGGCTTTTCGGTGTATTTTTCCACGCTTTTGCTATTTGCATTTTTACTTATAGAAATGTTATTAAAAACTTTAACATTGAGACTTTTGTTCCAAGTTGGTTTGTAACTTATAACGGAATTATGGTTTCTATTGTTGTAGGTGGAGCTATGGATGAACCTGTTATTTCTAAATGGGTTTTAATTTACGGAGTACTTGTATTTTTTACAATAATTCCATTTATGATTAGAAGATTAATTATAAAACCTTTACCTGATATGGTTTATCATACAAAAGCTATACTATTAGCACCATCAAGTCTTTGTGCTATTGGTTATTTAAATGTAGTTAAAGAGCCTAACATGTATATTGCATTTTTCCTATATGGAATTGTCTTTGTAACACTTATTTCAATACTTCTGAGTATTCCTAAATTCTTTAGCTTTAATTTCCATCCTGGTTTTGCAGGAACTACCTTCCCTATGGCTGTTGGAACTGTAGCTTCTTTTAGAATGAGCGCTTACTTAGCTAGTGTAAACCTACCTGAATATGCTAATGTTGTTAGAAATATTGCCGGTATTCAACTTTATGTTACAACAGGAATCATAGTATTTGTTTTCTATAACTTCCTAAAAAAAGTTAAGCCTTCAGCTAAATAA
- a CDS encoding NAD(P)/FAD-dependent oxidoreductase, giving the protein MKYVIIGASAAGINGAENLRSLDKNADITLISKDTNIYSRCILHHYIGGMRDIDGINFVDKDFFEKNNINWLKGREVISLNENEKTITLDNNEVISYDKVLIASGSRPFFPPIENINGKENVVGLKSLDDCNKIIDIAARAKNIVVIGAGLIGMDAISGLIHNKNVHANLSLIEMSDRLLPLQLDKEASITYEKKLVEHGVKLFFDSKVTKLNVNPKNPNLINSLSLLDDGRDVELLADLVIVCAGVKPNVEFLENTSIEYNKIGLLFNEKGETNVKDVYGAGDVSGNGTIWSVAVKEGIAATSNMAGKTRVMDDFFFAKSTMNFFDIPTLSLGCLHIYEKTEGMIIDSLRERDGVYKKIAHKNGKIHGAIIQGDLSYTGVLTQLIRLNIDISKIKKSIFKIDYSDFFNINSELEFEYKK; this is encoded by the coding sequence ATGAAATATGTTATAATTGGAGCTTCTGCAGCTGGAATTAATGGAGCAGAAAACTTAAGATCTTTAGATAAAAATGCAGATATTACACTAATTTCTAAAGATACTAATATCTATTCAAGATGTATTCTTCATCACTATATTGGAGGAATGAGAGATATCGATGGAATTAATTTCGTAGATAAAGATTTCTTCGAAAAAAACAATATCAACTGGCTTAAAGGAAGAGAGGTTATCTCTTTAAATGAAAATGAAAAAACTATTACCCTAGATAATAATGAAGTTATTTCATATGATAAGGTTTTAATCGCTTCTGGATCTAGACCATTTTTCCCACCTATTGAGAATATAAATGGTAAAGAAAATGTTGTAGGATTAAAGTCTTTAGATGACTGTAATAAAATTATAGATATTGCTGCAAGAGCAAAAAACATTGTTGTTATTGGTGCAGGTTTAATTGGTATGGATGCAATTAGTGGACTTATTCATAATAAGAATGTCCATGCTAATCTATCTTTAATTGAGATGTCTGATAGATTACTACCATTACAACTTGATAAAGAAGCATCTATAACTTATGAAAAAAAATTAGTTGAGCATGGCGTTAAGCTATTCTTTGATTCAAAAGTTACAAAACTAAATGTAAATCCAAAAAATCCTAATCTAATTAACTCTTTAAGTTTATTAGATGATGGTAGAGATGTTGAATTACTAGCTGATCTAGTTATTGTTTGCGCTGGAGTAAAACCAAATGTAGAGTTTTTAGAAAATACATCAATAGAATACAATAAAATCGGTCTTCTTTTTAACGAAAAAGGTGAAACTAATGTTAAAGATGTATATGGAGCTGGAGATGTTAGTGGTAATGGTACTATTTGGTCTGTTGCAGTAAAAGAGGGAATAGCTGCTACTTCAAATATGGCAGGAAAAACTAGAGTTATGGATGACTTTTTCTTTGCCAAGTCAACTATGAACTTCTTTGATATTCCAACTTTATCTTTAGGTTGCTTACATATTTATGAAAAAACAGAGGGAATGATTATTGATTCTCTTAGAGAAAGAGATGGTGTCTACAAAAAAATTGCTCATAAAAATGGAAAAATTCATGGAGCTATTATTCAGGGAGACCTTTCATACACAGGTGTTTTAACACAACTAATCAGACTTAATATTGATATCTCAAAAATTAAAAAATCAATTTTTAAAATTGATTACTCTGATTTCTTCAATATAAATTCTGAACTAGAATTTGAGTATAAAAAATAA
- a CDS encoding 4Fe-4S dicluster domain-containing protein has protein sequence MKRIKIDRSKCIGCLTCVSACLVSHDSADSRNRVVLSSDFKFSPIFCRNCDLPECVYTCMSGAMRKDSETGYVTYDKNKCASCYMCIMACPYGTLKEDKATKKEIMKCNMCSHDPNGPQCVAKCPMAAITLEEVK, from the coding sequence TTGAAAAGAATAAAAATAGATAGAAGTAAATGTATCGGTTGCTTAACTTGTGTTAGTGCCTGCTTAGTTTCTCACGATTCTGCTGACTCTAGAAATAGAGTTGTTTTAAGTAGTGATTTTAAATTTTCTCCAATCTTTTGTAGAAATTGTGACCTTCCTGAGTGTGTTTATACTTGTATGAGTGGAGCTATGAGAAAAGATTCTGAAACTGGATATGTTACTTATGATAAAAATAAATGTGCTAGTTGTTATATGTGCATAATGGCATGCCCATATGGAACTTTAAAAGAGGATAAAGCAACTAAAAAAGAGATTATGAAATGTAATATGTGTAGTCATGATCCTAACGGACCGCAATGTGTTGCTAAATGTCCTATGGCTGCAATTACTCTTGAGGAGGTAAAATAA